One part of the Luteibacter yeojuensis genome encodes these proteins:
- a CDS encoding HU family DNA-binding protein: protein MNKSELIDAIAEKAELSKADAGRALQGLIEAVKDALKKGDDVAVVGFGTFKVRSRAARTGRNPRTNEEIKIPASKVPAFTAGKALKDHVN, encoded by the coding sequence ATGAATAAATCCGAGCTTATCGACGCCATCGCCGAGAAGGCCGAACTGTCGAAGGCCGACGCCGGCCGCGCGCTCCAGGGCCTCATCGAAGCCGTCAAGGACGCCCTGAAGAAGGGTGACGATGTCGCCGTCGTGGGCTTCGGCACCTTCAAGGTGCGCAGCCGCGCCGCCCGCACGGGCCGCAACCCGCGCACGAACGAAGAGATCAAGATCCCGGCGTCCAAGGTCCCGGCCTTCACGGCTGGCAAGGCGCTCAAGGATCACGTAAACTAA